The Pseudochaenichthys georgianus chromosome 24, fPseGeo1.2, whole genome shotgun sequence genome includes a region encoding these proteins:
- the epb41l2 gene encoding band 4.1-like protein 2 isoform X3, whose protein sequence is MTTEAGSETEVKEKAEESAAQTDQSEKASEEAPEVTAAEGEEKEKEKEKDGKEGKGIARYLPTWLKKQKSQTSPSKEEPTNGESDSKDAQEEDGPVPAVNGHAEEENEAVKSDQVKEKEVESHSTASADTEPAKEEKLEESAEKSPEETAVTEEGEGAEEEKKEQEGEGEAQGGEEGGGEEAHTSIFQSPLRLVRKNKMKLAVCRVTLLDGTDFTCEVEKRAKGQFLFFKVCEHLNLMEKDYFGLAYIDSHEHKCWLDPTKEIKRQIRSNNCQFAFSVKFYPPDPSLLTEDITRYLLCLQLREDVASGRLPCSFVTHALLGSYTLQAEAGDYEPDQPRPLDNVGQLTFAPNQNKEMEEKILELHKSHRGMTPALADVQFLENAKKLSMYGVDLHHAKDSEGVDIMLGVCANGLLVYKDRLRINRFAWPKILKISYKRNNFYIKIRPGETEQFESTVGFKLQNHRSAKRLWKVCVENHSFFRLNAPEPPAKARFLTLGSKFRYSGRTQAQTRMASSLIDRPEPCFERTASKRSSRSLDGAPMISITEATSENGRDSHLDLHSDSKDHDKTTDEVLKHQASISQLKRSFMEAPSPSPPQPNQWEKRLTSSPAPTIRIQQQQQVSLEEEIASVLLSRHSGYCSAPPACCTPEPTLDADITPGSTSTLAATEESAPQLEDVPAAENLISETKEPAKTAEVEIEETVVVQEISIAPKPGLVSVTSPQEVTAEKEVVVTVETKEAKQESVSSESESEEEAEYHPNVSICHTQIPEEEEEEEEEEEKEEEKGVSVPDAPSLPAEVEEEEIEKKKNVEKEVEAKSNDDPITTQATNGHTLPKESGLAPEEEEEEEEEEELKMNGEASVVEAEPRPHVICCSEPPVVKTEMVTISDTFAAQKTEIATKEVPIVHTETKTITYEAAQLDGNGDGEPGVLMTAQTITSESLCTTTTTHITKMLKGGLSETRIEKRIVITGDCDIDHDQALAQAIKEAKEQHPDMSVTRVVVHKETELAEEED, encoded by the exons ATGACGACAGAAGCGGGCTCTGAGACAGAGGTGAAGGAGAAAGCCGAAGAGTCAGCCGCTCAGACTGACCAATCGGAGAAGGCCTCAGAAGAAGCTCCGGAAGTAACTGCCGCCGAGGGAGAGGAGAAGGAAAAAGAGAAGGAGAAAGACGGGAAGGAGGGAAAAGGAATAGCTCGATACCTGCCAACATGGCTTAAGAAGCAGAAGTCTCAG ACCTCCCCGAGCAAGGAGGAGCCAACCAACGGGGAAAGCGATAGCAAGGACGCACAGGAAGAGGACGGGCCTGTCCCAGCAGTGAACGGTCACGCAGAGGAAGAGAACGAGGCAGTAAAGTCGGACCAAGTGAAGGAAAAAGAAGTAGAATCTCATTCCACAGCCAGCGCAGACACCGAG CCTGCAAAGGAGGAGAAGCTGGAAGAGAGTGCTGAGAAAAGTCCCGAGGAGACCGCAGTGACAGAAGAAggagagggagcggaggaggagaagaaggagcAGGAAGGAGAAGGTGAAGCACAgggaggagaagaaggaggaggagaggaggcccATACATCTATTTTCCAGTCTCCTCTTCGACTGGTGAGGAAGAACAAGATGAAGCTGGCGGTGTGTCGCGTGACGCTCCTGGACGGGACAGACTTCACCTGCGAGGTGGAG AAACGTGCCAAGGGCCAATTCCTCTTCTTTAAGGTGTGTGAGCACCTTAACCTCATGGAGAAAGACTACTTTGGACTCGCTTACATTGACAGCCATGAACATAAg TGTTGGTTGGATCCCACTAAGGAAATCAAGAGACAGATACGCA GTAACAACTGTCAGTTTGCATTCAGCGTCAAGTTTTACCCCCCCGACCCCTCACTGCTCACTGAAGACAttaccag GTACCTGTTGTGTCTGCAGCTCCGTGAAGATGTGGCTTCTGGACGACTGCCTTGCTCCTTTGTCACTCACGCTCTGCTGGGGTCGTACACACTGCAG GCAGAAGCCGGTGACTATGAACCCGACCAGCCTCGGCCTCTGGACAACGTCGGTCAGCTGACCTTTGCGCCCAATCAGAACAAAGAGATGGAGGAGAAGATTCTTGAACTCCACAAGTCTCACAG GGGAATGACACCGGCACTAGCCGACGTCCAGTTTTTGGAAAATGCCAAGAAGCTTTCCATGTACGGGGTGGACCTGCACCATGCTAAG GATTCTGAGGGCGTGGACATCATGCTAGGTGTGTGCGCTAACGGACTCCTGGTTTACAAAGACAGGCTGCGGATCAACCGCTTCGCCTGGCCCAAAATCCTCAAGATTTCATACAAGAGGAACAACTTCTACATTAAGATCAGACCAGGAGAG ACGGAGCAGTTTGAGAGCACGGTGGGATTCAAACTCCAGAATCACCGCTCTGCCAAAAGGCTGTGGAAAGTCTGTGTGGAGAATCACAGCTTcttcag atTGAACGCACCCGAGCCCCCTGCCAAGGCCCGCTTCTTGACCCTGGGCTCCAAGTTCCGTTACAGTGGGCGGACCCAGGCCCAGACCCGCATGGCCAGCTCCCTCATAGACCGCCCCGAACCCTGCTTCGAACGCACCGCATCCAAACGCAGCAGCCGCAGTCTGGATGGAG CACCAATGATCAGCATTACTGAAGCCACATCTGAGAATGGACGTGATTCCCATCTGGATCTCCACTCAGActctaag GACCATGATAAGACCACGGACGAGGTTCTGAAACACCAAGCTAGCATTAGCCAGCTAAAGCGCTCCTTTATGGAGGCGccatctccctctcctcctcagcCCAACCAGTGGGAGAAACGTCTCACCTCCTCCCCCGCTCCAACGATACGTATTCAGCAGCAACAGCAAGTG AGTCTCGAGGAGGAGATAGCTTCTGTACTCCTCAGTAGACACTCTGGCTATTGTTCAGCTCCTCCTGCCTGCTGTACACCTGAACCGACTCTAGATGCTGATATAACCCCAGGCTCTACTTCCACACTCGCTGCCACTGAG GAGAGCGCGCCCCAACTGGAAGATGTCCCCGCCGCAGAAAACTTGATCTCTGAAACCAAAGAACCTGCAAAG ACGGCCGAAGTTGAAATCGAAGAAACCGTTGTCGTCCAAGAGATTTCCATAGCGCCCAAACCTGGACTCGTCTCGGTTACGAGCCCACAGGAAGTGACGGCGGAAAAGGAAGTAGTTGTAACGGTGGAAACGAAAGAGGCGAAGCAGGAGAGCGTTTCTTCGGAAAGCGAGAGCGAGGAAGAAGCGGAGTACCATCCGAATGTTTCTATCTGCCACACACAAATaccagaggaggaagaggaggaggaggaggaggaagagaaggaggaggaaAAGGGTGTGTCGGTTCCAGATGCTCCCTCCCTTCCCGCTGAAGTAGAAGAAGAGGAGatcgagaagaagaagaatgtagAGAAGGAAGTAGAAGCTAAGAGCAACGATGATCCAATCACAACACAGGCTACAAACGGTCACACCCTGCCGAAGGAAAGTGGTCTCGCCccggaagaagaagaggaggaagaggaagaggaagagctgaAAATGAACGGAGAAGCCTCTGTGGTGGAAGCAGAACCCCGGCCGCATGTTATTTGTTGCTCCGAG CCACCTGTGGTAAAGACAGAAATGGTGACTATATCAGACACGTTTGCAGCCCAGAAAACTGAGATAGCTACAAAAGAAGTTCCCATCGTACACACGGAAACCAAGACCATCACATACGAAGCCGCACAG TTGGATGGTAACGGCGATGGTGAGCCCGGTGTGCTGATGACAGCTCAGACAATCACCTCTGAATCTCTGTGTACTACTACaaccacacacattaccaag ATGTTAAAGGGCGGCTTATCAGAGACGAGAATTGAGAAACGCATCGTCATCACTGGAGACTGTGACATCGACCACGACCAG GCACTGGCCCAGGCCATTAAGGAGGCCAAAGAGCAGCATCCTGACATGTCTGTTACCAGAGTGGTGGTTCATAAAGAAACTGAGCTGGCTGAGGAGGAGGATTGA
- the epb41l2 gene encoding band 4.1-like protein 2 isoform X9: MTTEAGSETEVKEKAEESAAQTDQSEKASEEAPEVTAAEGEEKEKEKEKDGKEGKGIARYLPTWLKKQKSQTSPSKEEPTNGESDSKDAQEEDGPVPAVNGHAEEENEAVKSDQVKEKEVESHSTASADTEPAKEEKLEESAEKSPEETAVTEEGEGAEEEKKEQEGEGEAQGGEEGGGEEAHTSIFQSPLRLVRKNKMKLAVCRVTLLDGTDFTCEVEKRAKGQFLFFKVCEHLNLMEKDYFGLAYIDSHEHKCWLDPTKEIKRQIRSNNCQFAFSVKFYPPDPSLLTEDITRYLLCLQLREDVASGRLPCSFVTHALLGSYTLQAEAGDYEPDQPRPLDNVGQLTFAPNQNKEMEEKILELHKSHRGMTPALADVQFLENAKKLSMYGVDLHHAKDSEGVDIMLGVCANGLLVYKDRLRINRFAWPKILKISYKRNNFYIKIRPGETEQFESTVGFKLQNHRSAKRLWKVCVENHSFFRLNAPEPPAKARFLTLGSKFRYSGRTQAQTRMASSLIDRPEPCFERTASKRSSRSLDGAPMISITEATSENGRDSHLDLHSDSKVMEVDLSPGDAEATPTQSLGASEPAPSQDHDKTTDEVLKHQASISQLKRSFMEAPSPSPPQPNQWEKRLTSSPAPTIRIQQQQQVESAPQLEDVPAAENLISETKEPAKPPVVKTEMVTISDTFAAQKTEIATKEVPIVHTETKTITYEAAQLDGNGDGEPGVLMTAQTITSESLCTTTTTHITKMLKGGLSETRIEKRIVITGDCDIDHDQALAQAIKEAKEQHPDMSVTRVVVHKETELAEEED, translated from the exons ATGACGACAGAAGCGGGCTCTGAGACAGAGGTGAAGGAGAAAGCCGAAGAGTCAGCCGCTCAGACTGACCAATCGGAGAAGGCCTCAGAAGAAGCTCCGGAAGTAACTGCCGCCGAGGGAGAGGAGAAGGAAAAAGAGAAGGAGAAAGACGGGAAGGAGGGAAAAGGAATAGCTCGATACCTGCCAACATGGCTTAAGAAGCAGAAGTCTCAG ACCTCCCCGAGCAAGGAGGAGCCAACCAACGGGGAAAGCGATAGCAAGGACGCACAGGAAGAGGACGGGCCTGTCCCAGCAGTGAACGGTCACGCAGAGGAAGAGAACGAGGCAGTAAAGTCGGACCAAGTGAAGGAAAAAGAAGTAGAATCTCATTCCACAGCCAGCGCAGACACCGAG CCTGCAAAGGAGGAGAAGCTGGAAGAGAGTGCTGAGAAAAGTCCCGAGGAGACCGCAGTGACAGAAGAAggagagggagcggaggaggagaagaaggagcAGGAAGGAGAAGGTGAAGCACAgggaggagaagaaggaggaggagaggaggcccATACATCTATTTTCCAGTCTCCTCTTCGACTGGTGAGGAAGAACAAGATGAAGCTGGCGGTGTGTCGCGTGACGCTCCTGGACGGGACAGACTTCACCTGCGAGGTGGAG AAACGTGCCAAGGGCCAATTCCTCTTCTTTAAGGTGTGTGAGCACCTTAACCTCATGGAGAAAGACTACTTTGGACTCGCTTACATTGACAGCCATGAACATAAg TGTTGGTTGGATCCCACTAAGGAAATCAAGAGACAGATACGCA GTAACAACTGTCAGTTTGCATTCAGCGTCAAGTTTTACCCCCCCGACCCCTCACTGCTCACTGAAGACAttaccag GTACCTGTTGTGTCTGCAGCTCCGTGAAGATGTGGCTTCTGGACGACTGCCTTGCTCCTTTGTCACTCACGCTCTGCTGGGGTCGTACACACTGCAG GCAGAAGCCGGTGACTATGAACCCGACCAGCCTCGGCCTCTGGACAACGTCGGTCAGCTGACCTTTGCGCCCAATCAGAACAAAGAGATGGAGGAGAAGATTCTTGAACTCCACAAGTCTCACAG GGGAATGACACCGGCACTAGCCGACGTCCAGTTTTTGGAAAATGCCAAGAAGCTTTCCATGTACGGGGTGGACCTGCACCATGCTAAG GATTCTGAGGGCGTGGACATCATGCTAGGTGTGTGCGCTAACGGACTCCTGGTTTACAAAGACAGGCTGCGGATCAACCGCTTCGCCTGGCCCAAAATCCTCAAGATTTCATACAAGAGGAACAACTTCTACATTAAGATCAGACCAGGAGAG ACGGAGCAGTTTGAGAGCACGGTGGGATTCAAACTCCAGAATCACCGCTCTGCCAAAAGGCTGTGGAAAGTCTGTGTGGAGAATCACAGCTTcttcag atTGAACGCACCCGAGCCCCCTGCCAAGGCCCGCTTCTTGACCCTGGGCTCCAAGTTCCGTTACAGTGGGCGGACCCAGGCCCAGACCCGCATGGCCAGCTCCCTCATAGACCGCCCCGAACCCTGCTTCGAACGCACCGCATCCAAACGCAGCAGCCGCAGTCTGGATGGAG CACCAATGATCAGCATTACTGAAGCCACATCTGAGAATGGACGTGATTCCCATCTGGATCTCCACTCAGActctaag GTTATGGAGGTGGACTTAAGCCCTGGTGATGCGGAAGCCACGCCCACCCAG TCACTGGGAGCCAGTGAGCCCGCCCCCTCTCAg GACCATGATAAGACCACGGACGAGGTTCTGAAACACCAAGCTAGCATTAGCCAGCTAAAGCGCTCCTTTATGGAGGCGccatctccctctcctcctcagcCCAACCAGTGGGAGAAACGTCTCACCTCCTCCCCCGCTCCAACGATACGTATTCAGCAGCAACAGCAAGTG GAGAGCGCGCCCCAACTGGAAGATGTCCCCGCCGCAGAAAACTTGATCTCTGAAACCAAAGAACCTGCAAAG CCACCTGTGGTAAAGACAGAAATGGTGACTATATCAGACACGTTTGCAGCCCAGAAAACTGAGATAGCTACAAAAGAAGTTCCCATCGTACACACGGAAACCAAGACCATCACATACGAAGCCGCACAG TTGGATGGTAACGGCGATGGTGAGCCCGGTGTGCTGATGACAGCTCAGACAATCACCTCTGAATCTCTGTGTACTACTACaaccacacacattaccaag ATGTTAAAGGGCGGCTTATCAGAGACGAGAATTGAGAAACGCATCGTCATCACTGGAGACTGTGACATCGACCACGACCAG GCACTGGCCCAGGCCATTAAGGAGGCCAAAGAGCAGCATCCTGACATGTCTGTTACCAGAGTGGTGGTTCATAAAGAAACTGAGCTGGCTGAGGAGGAGGATTGA
- the epb41l2 gene encoding band 4.1-like protein 2 isoform X7: MTTEAGSETEVKEKAEESAAQTDQSEKASEEAPEVTAAEGEEKEKEKEKDGKEGKGIARYLPTWLKKQKSQTSPSKEEPTNGESDSKDAQEEDGPVPAVNGHAEEENEAVKSDQVKEKEVESHSTASADTEPAKEEKLEESAEKSPEETAVTEEGEGAEEEKKEQEGEGEAQGGEEGGGEEAHTSIFQSPLRLVRKNKMKLAVCRVTLLDGTDFTCEVEKRAKGQFLFFKVCEHLNLMEKDYFGLAYIDSHEHKCWLDPTKEIKRQIRSNNCQFAFSVKFYPPDPSLLTEDITRYLLCLQLREDVASGRLPCSFVTHALLGSYTLQAEAGDYEPDQPRPLDNVGQLTFAPNQNKEMEEKILELHKSHRGMTPALADVQFLENAKKLSMYGVDLHHAKDSEGVDIMLGVCANGLLVYKDRLRINRFAWPKILKISYKRNNFYIKIRPGETEQFESTVGFKLQNHRSAKRLWKVCVENHSFFRLNAPEPPAKARFLTLGSKFRYSGRTQAQTRMASSLIDRPEPCFERTASKRSSRSLDGAPMISITEATSENGRDSHLDLHSDSKSIFMFPLSFSSSSSLSSLPPSLDTISEFDRGLSDISEDDDLTDDLTASHSLWALPSNTFSLFSDQQSADLALNPPASPRSSQTIVSCVEEGCVAETKPLFTNWCSWFSLRGVVKYVSFVLCFLSIEGKNGNRFLPKKLISGLTKKIRFLTLKLTPRDIVTPSLRQIRNGLALNWTSFWAFLTSYLPAKATSLVPAVLWRPKRLHLPSISSLSCPPIASSLSSLPALSSLPSYLFSVPSLSSFSRSNVSPSIHRYLLNPSPLLLPCLLVVFLLVVMLTASQSLVLALVLATPLGLTLCYLENLVSSQRKAVLPTFNPETANDQSEHPLSFPLTPTHTPPRIRHHTSATRTQEMCDPAA; this comes from the exons ATGACGACAGAAGCGGGCTCTGAGACAGAGGTGAAGGAGAAAGCCGAAGAGTCAGCCGCTCAGACTGACCAATCGGAGAAGGCCTCAGAAGAAGCTCCGGAAGTAACTGCCGCCGAGGGAGAGGAGAAGGAAAAAGAGAAGGAGAAAGACGGGAAGGAGGGAAAAGGAATAGCTCGATACCTGCCAACATGGCTTAAGAAGCAGAAGTCTCAG ACCTCCCCGAGCAAGGAGGAGCCAACCAACGGGGAAAGCGATAGCAAGGACGCACAGGAAGAGGACGGGCCTGTCCCAGCAGTGAACGGTCACGCAGAGGAAGAGAACGAGGCAGTAAAGTCGGACCAAGTGAAGGAAAAAGAAGTAGAATCTCATTCCACAGCCAGCGCAGACACCGAG CCTGCAAAGGAGGAGAAGCTGGAAGAGAGTGCTGAGAAAAGTCCCGAGGAGACCGCAGTGACAGAAGAAggagagggagcggaggaggagaagaaggagcAGGAAGGAGAAGGTGAAGCACAgggaggagaagaaggaggaggagaggaggcccATACATCTATTTTCCAGTCTCCTCTTCGACTGGTGAGGAAGAACAAGATGAAGCTGGCGGTGTGTCGCGTGACGCTCCTGGACGGGACAGACTTCACCTGCGAGGTGGAG AAACGTGCCAAGGGCCAATTCCTCTTCTTTAAGGTGTGTGAGCACCTTAACCTCATGGAGAAAGACTACTTTGGACTCGCTTACATTGACAGCCATGAACATAAg TGTTGGTTGGATCCCACTAAGGAAATCAAGAGACAGATACGCA GTAACAACTGTCAGTTTGCATTCAGCGTCAAGTTTTACCCCCCCGACCCCTCACTGCTCACTGAAGACAttaccag GTACCTGTTGTGTCTGCAGCTCCGTGAAGATGTGGCTTCTGGACGACTGCCTTGCTCCTTTGTCACTCACGCTCTGCTGGGGTCGTACACACTGCAG GCAGAAGCCGGTGACTATGAACCCGACCAGCCTCGGCCTCTGGACAACGTCGGTCAGCTGACCTTTGCGCCCAATCAGAACAAAGAGATGGAGGAGAAGATTCTTGAACTCCACAAGTCTCACAG GGGAATGACACCGGCACTAGCCGACGTCCAGTTTTTGGAAAATGCCAAGAAGCTTTCCATGTACGGGGTGGACCTGCACCATGCTAAG GATTCTGAGGGCGTGGACATCATGCTAGGTGTGTGCGCTAACGGACTCCTGGTTTACAAAGACAGGCTGCGGATCAACCGCTTCGCCTGGCCCAAAATCCTCAAGATTTCATACAAGAGGAACAACTTCTACATTAAGATCAGACCAGGAGAG ACGGAGCAGTTTGAGAGCACGGTGGGATTCAAACTCCAGAATCACCGCTCTGCCAAAAGGCTGTGGAAAGTCTGTGTGGAGAATCACAGCTTcttcag atTGAACGCACCCGAGCCCCCTGCCAAGGCCCGCTTCTTGACCCTGGGCTCCAAGTTCCGTTACAGTGGGCGGACCCAGGCCCAGACCCGCATGGCCAGCTCCCTCATAGACCGCCCCGAACCCTGCTTCGAACGCACCGCATCCAAACGCAGCAGCCGCAGTCTGGATGGAG CACCAATGATCAGCATTACTGAAGCCACATCTGAGAATGGACGTGATTCCCATCTGGATCTCCACTCAGActctaag TCCATCTTCAtgttccctctctctttctcctcgtcatcctccctctcctccctccccccttccctcgacACCATCTCCGAGTTCGACCGCGGCCTTTCCGACATTTCCGAAGACGACGACCTTACCGACGACCTCACAGCGTCTCACTCGCTGTGGGCTCTCCCCTCGAACACCTTCTCTCTTTTCTCCGATCAACAGTCTGCCGATCTCGCACTAAACCCTCCGGCCTCCCCTCGAAGCTCCCAAACAATTGTTTCCTGCGTTGAGGAAGGCTGTGTGGCTGAAACTAAACCTCTGTTTACAAATTGGTGCAGCTGGTTCTCCCTCAGGGGTGTCGTTAAATATGTCTCTTTCGTCCTGTGTTTTCTCTCCATCGAGGGGAAAAACGGCAACAGGTTTCTGCCCAAAAAGCTCATTTCAGGATTAACGAAGAAAATACGCTTTTTAACCCTAAAGCTCACTCCTAGGGATATCGTCACTCCCAGTTTACGCCAAATTCGTAATGGCTTGGCTCTAAATTGGACCAGTTTCTGGGCGTTTCTAACAAGCTATCTGCCGGCTAAAGCTACTAGCTTGGTTCCAGCTGTTCTTTGGCGGCCAAAACGACTGCACCTGCCCTCCATTTCTTCTCTTTCCTGTCCTCCAATTGCCTCTTCCTTATCCTCCCTCCCCGCGCTTTCCTCTCTTCCCTCTTATTTATTTTCTGTTCCATCTCTTTCCTCCTTCTCCCGCTCCAATGTATCCCCGTCCATCCATCGCTACCTCCTAAATCCTTCCCCTCTCTTGTTGCCCTGCCTGCTCGTCGTCTTCCTGTTGGTCGTGATGCTAACAGCGAGCCAGTCTTTAGTCCTAGCCTTAGTTTTAGCCACACCCCTCGGCCTGACCCTGTGTTACCTGGAGAACCTTGTGTCCAGTCAGCGAAAGGCAGTTTTGCCAACTTTTAACCCTGAAACGGCAAACGATCAGTCCGAGCATCCGCTAAGCTTTCCTCTCACGCCGACACACACACCTCCGCGCATCAGGCACCACACGAGCGCTACCAGGACGCAAGAGATGTGCGATCCCGCCGCATAG